The genomic window CTCCTCCAGCTTGGCCCAGACCGCCCCGGGTTCCGCCGAGGTGTCCAGGGTATGCTCCGCATGCCAACCGACCATCGCTGCCGTTCCCCCAGCTAATAATAGCTCATACAGTCCGTTCAATTCATGGCACTTCCAGATAACCATGAATCCGCCCCGCGGGGTAAGGGGGAAATCGCCGCAGGTGAAAGGGAGGCTCCGACTCTGTATGTTAGAAGGTTGGAGAAGTCATGCAGCCATCAAAACGGGCCCAGTTGGCCATTTTCTGCACCGTCGTCGTGGATCTCCTCGGCTTCGGCATCGTCATTCCCATCCTTCCGCTCTATGCGAAAAACCTGGCGCTGCACCCCTCGCCCTGGATGGACTGGGTGAACCACGCGCTCAACCTCAAGGATTCCCCCTTCGTGTTCTGGGCCGGGGTGGTCCTGGTGATCCACCCCATCGCCCAGTTCATCTCCGCGCCCATCCTCGGGCGGGTGTCGGACCTGGTGGGACGCAGGCCCGTGCTCTGGATGTCCCTCATGGGCACCTGCGCGGCCTACCTCCTCATGGCCATGACCGGGAGGTTCGAATGGGTCCTGGCGGCCCGGGTCCTGGACGGCGTCACGGGGGGCAACATCTCCGTGGCACAGGCGGCCATGGCGGATTCCTCCTCGCCCCAGGAGCGCTCCAAGGCCCTGGGGATCATCGGGGCGGCCTTCGGCCTGGGGTTCGTCCTGGGCCCGGCCCTGGCCGGGATCCTCTCCGGCTCCGCCACGGGCAAGGCGATGCTCGCGGCCCACGGCTGGCACCTGCCCTTCTTCGTCGCCGCCGGCATGAGCTTCATCGCGTCCATGCTCGTCCTGGTCCTGCTCCCGGAGACCCTCACGCCCGAGGCGAGGCTCCACGCAAGGAAGGTCCAGAGCCGGGGCCACGCCCTCGTGCACGCCCTGAAGCGCCCCGGGATGCCCCAGATACTCCTCATCGCCTTCCTGGCCATGACCGGCTTCGCCATGATGGAGGGCACCTACGCCCTCCTCTGCGCCAGGCGGTTCAACTTCAGCCAGAGGGGCGTGGGCTACCTGTTCGCCTTCGTGGGCATCCTCATCGTCATCTACCAGGGCGGGCTGGTGCGGGTCGTGGCCAAGCGCATCCCCGAGCGGGTCGCGCAGCTGGCGGGCCTGGCCATGATGGCCTGCAGCCTGCCCCTGATCCCCTACGCCCCCTGGGAGGCGCCCTTCCTCCTGGTCATGGTCCCCCTGGTGTGGGGCTCGGGCATGAACCAGACCGCCACCTCGGCCCTGGCCAGCCAGATCACCCCCCGGGACGAGCAGGGCGGCCTATTCGGCGTTATCACATCCATGTCCACCATCGGAAGGATCGTGGGTCCGCTCCTGGGCACCTACACCTTCGCCAAGTTCGGCTTCGCCGCGCCCTACTGGGTGGCGGCGGGATGCCTGGCGCTGGGCCTCGTGGTGGCCATCGGGCTCCTCCGGACGCCGGCGCCGCAGCCCGAGGAAGACCCCATCTGACACTTCCAACGGAGAATGCATGACCAGCCTGAACGGAAACGACCTTGACGCACGCGTCCTGAGGGGCATCGCCCGGGGGGCCGCCGTCACCCTGGACGAGAAGGCCCTGGCCCGCGTGGCGGAGAACCGGAAGGTGATCCAGCGGATCCTGGACGAGGGGAGGACGGTCTACGGCATCAACACCGGCTTCGGCCAGTTCGCCACCGTGGTGATCCCCCCCGACCAGCTCGCGCAGCTCCAGCTCAACCTCGTGCGCAGCCACGCCGCGGGCGTGGGCGAGCCCCTGCCCAAGGACCAGACCCGGGCGCTCATGGCCGCGCGGATCAACTGCCTGCTCAAGGGGCACTCGGGCATCCGCCCCGAGCCCATCCGCCTCCTGGCGGCCTGCCTCAACCGCGACGTCCTGCCCGTGGTGCCCTGCCAGGGCAGCGTCGGGGCCTCCGGCGACCTGGCCCCCCTGGCGCACATGGCCCTCCTCCTGGTGGGCGAAGGCCTGGCCTGGGACGGCACGGCCCACATCCCCGGCGGCAAGGCCCTGGCCAAGGCCGGCCTCAAGCCCATCACCCTGGAGCCCAAGGAGGGCCTGGCCCTCATCAACGGCACCCAGCTCATCACCGCCCTCGGAAACCTGGCCGTGGCCCGGCTCATGGACCTGGTGCCCCTGGCCGACGAGATCGCCGCCCTGAGCCTGGAGGCCCTGCGGGGCACCCGGGCCCCCTACGACCCCCGCATCCACCAGGCCCGCCCCCATCCCGGCCAGATCCAGGTGGCCGCCCACATGCTGGAGATCCTGGGCGAGACCAGCGAGATCGCCGAGAGCCACAAGGACTGCACCCGGGTCCAGGACGCCTACTCCCTGCGGTGCATCCCCCAGGTGCACGGGGTGACCCGGGACGCCCTCCAGTTCGCCGGGGACATCCTCAAGCGCGAGCTCAACAGCGCCACCGACAACCCGATGATCTTCACGGAGACCCAGGAGAGCCGCAGCGGCGGCAACTTCCACGGCCAGTACCCCGCCTTCGCCTGCGACCTGCTGGCCATCGCCGCCTGCGACCTGGCCAGCATCTCCGAAAGGCGCCAGGAGCGGCTCGTGAACCCGGCCTACTCCGACCTGCCGGCCTTCCTCACCCGGGAGGGGGGCCTGGAATCGGGCTTCATGATGGCCCACGTCACCTCCGCGGCCCTGGTCTCGGAGATGAAGGGCCTGGCCAACCCCGCCTGCGTCGACACGATCCCCACCAGCGCCGGCAAGGAGGACCACGTGAGCATGGGCCCCATCGCCGCCCGCAAGCTCATGCGGGCCGTGGACGCCCTGGAGCAGGTGCTCGCCCTGGAGGCCCGCATGGCCCTGGAAGGGGTCCGGATCCTCGGCATGGCCCCCGCCAGGGGCCTCGCCCCCCTCATGGAGCGGCTCGCCGCGGCCTGCCCCCCCTGGAACGACCGCCCAATGTACGAGGAGATCGCACACGCCGCTGACGCTTTGCGGGTGCATGTGGGAGAATGACCGTCATGATCCCCTGGAGAGAGCGATGCGAGGAGGCCCTGGGGGCCCAGACCCGGGCGGACGCCATCCGCTTCTGGGGAGCCTCGCACGGCTCCAGGCCCATCTTCGACTACCGGTTCGAGCACACCCTGGCCGCGGTGAAGATCGCGAAATGGCTGGCCCCCCTGGTGGGGGCCGACCTGGAGACGGTGGAGTGCGCGGCCTGGCTCCATGACTGCCGCAAGGTGCTCAACGACCCTCGGGCCAAGGACCACCATGCCCAGGAGGCCAGCGACGCCGTGGAGGACATCCTCCGGGGCACGGACTTCCCGCCCGGGAAGATCCCCGCGGTCCGCCACGCCATCGAGCATCACGTCGGCCTCAAGCTGACCCGCAG from Geothrix sp. 21YS21S-2 includes these protein-coding regions:
- a CDS encoding MFS transporter, with product MQPSKRAQLAIFCTVVVDLLGFGIVIPILPLYAKNLALHPSPWMDWVNHALNLKDSPFVFWAGVVLVIHPIAQFISAPILGRVSDLVGRRPVLWMSLMGTCAAYLLMAMTGRFEWVLAARVLDGVTGGNISVAQAAMADSSSPQERSKALGIIGAAFGLGFVLGPALAGILSGSATGKAMLAAHGWHLPFFVAAGMSFIASMLVLVLLPETLTPEARLHARKVQSRGHALVHALKRPGMPQILLIAFLAMTGFAMMEGTYALLCARRFNFSQRGVGYLFAFVGILIVIYQGGLVRVVAKRIPERVAQLAGLAMMACSLPLIPYAPWEAPFLLVMVPLVWGSGMNQTATSALASQITPRDEQGGLFGVITSMSTIGRIVGPLLGTYTFAKFGFAAPYWVAAGCLALGLVVAIGLLRTPAPQPEEDPI
- a CDS encoding HD domain-containing protein, with translation MIPWRERCEEALGAQTRADAIRFWGASHGSRPIFDYRFEHTLAAVKIAKWLAPLVGADLETVECAAWLHDCRKVLNDPRAKDHHAQEASDAVEDILRGTDFPPGKIPAVRHAIEHHVGLKLTRRLEPVETACLWDADKLSKLGAASLVHYNCIAGAFDPVETSGILARGQHWLGLARGIAGSMNTEAGRAEALRRLAFLETYYEQLRREWSDPMEPATP
- the hutH gene encoding histidine ammonia-lyase is translated as MTSLNGNDLDARVLRGIARGAAVTLDEKALARVAENRKVIQRILDEGRTVYGINTGFGQFATVVIPPDQLAQLQLNLVRSHAAGVGEPLPKDQTRALMAARINCLLKGHSGIRPEPIRLLAACLNRDVLPVVPCQGSVGASGDLAPLAHMALLLVGEGLAWDGTAHIPGGKALAKAGLKPITLEPKEGLALINGTQLITALGNLAVARLMDLVPLADEIAALSLEALRGTRAPYDPRIHQARPHPGQIQVAAHMLEILGETSEIAESHKDCTRVQDAYSLRCIPQVHGVTRDALQFAGDILKRELNSATDNPMIFTETQESRSGGNFHGQYPAFACDLLAIAACDLASISERRQERLVNPAYSDLPAFLTREGGLESGFMMAHVTSAALVSEMKGLANPACVDTIPTSAGKEDHVSMGPIAARKLMRAVDALEQVLALEARMALEGVRILGMAPARGLAPLMERLAAACPPWNDRPMYEEIAHAADALRVHVGE